The stretch of DNA CATACATTGATTGGTGCGCGAACCGTTGGACCTTCTTTTCTCGAGGCAAGTTTCTATGCATGCTGCCGCTTTGCTCATGTGCGAGATCGTGGCCGGCGCCGATGTCCGGGAGTCGATCGCAACTCCCCAGGCCATGTCCGATCTGCTGACCAGCGAGCTGGCGATTCCGGCCGCCGACTATTTTTCTGCACGGCCTGCCGTGGTCGTCACCAAGGAGAAAGCTCAATGAACGCGTTCGCTTTGATCTTATGCAGCGTCGTCGCAGGCGCCGATCCAGCCGTTTCGATCACCAGTCCGCAGCAGGTATTTGACCTGCAGAGCCGGCTTTATCAGTTGGACAAGTCGCCCCATTTCGTGGTCTCCGAAGATCGCACGTTGTTGCAAACTCCCTTGATGGGTTACGAGTATCCGGCCAACCCGCGCACGACCTGGAAGTTTGATGGGAAGTACGACCTGCGCATCGTTCCCTGTCCCGATACGCCCGGCTGTTTTCTGGCGGGGTTCGTGCAGCGAGAATCGCCGGTCGAGTCGCAGGAAGTGAACGAAAATGGTTTCGGCAGTCAAGAGGGTTTCGGAAGGCGGTCGCGAGCCATGGGGCACCAGCGCGATCATCATTTTGCGATCTACGTCGATGCCGCCAACAACATCTTGCTCGACCTAGAGCGAAACAATTTGATCTCGCACCTGACCGACGAAGAGGTCGGAACGGTAAAAGCGAACCTGGCGAAGATCGCCCAGCCGTACGTCGACCAACTGAAGGACAATCCGCAAGATCCTTTCATCGCTTCTTACATCACGTCGCTACAGGACGAATTTATCGTTACTCCCCCGGTCGAGATCGAGTGCGACTTGATTCCGCTGCCCGATAGTGGGCCGAAGCTGAAAATGAGTTTTCGCCTGACGGCCGGAGAGCGCAAGGTGGGGATCGGCAAACACTATTACATCGCCAACCTGCTAACGACCAGGCTGGCGATTCCGGCCAGTCGCTACTTCGCCGCCGAAACCCAGGAGGAGAAATAGATGAACGCCATCGCTTTGGTACTGTGCAGCGTGATCGCCGGGGCGGATGCTCGGGAGACGATTCCGAGTGTGAAGTCGCTCTCGGCGCTGATTAATCGGTGCTATGAAATTGACAAGATTGGGGATGTCGAGTTGGTTGACGATGGCGCCTGGTTGCAAGCGACCGGCGCGTTCAACAGTCGCGAGCTTCCCTTCGGCACGCGAGTCGCCGGTTATCGCCAGGCGCTGCTGATCGACAAATATCAGTTGTGCGTGATCCCCTGCGCCGAGCAGCCCTGCACGTTCTTGGCGGGTTACGTCCGGTTTGACGACGAGAAAAATCAATCGAAGCAGCAATTGGCGGAGATCCATCGCCTGAGCGTGAGAACCGCGTTTTGCGTGCTGGTCGACGTCGATCAAAACGTGGTAGTCAAACTGGATGATCGGAATGCCCAGTTGTATCTGGACGACGCTCGCCACGAGGCGCTTTCATCAGGCATGAACGCCATCTGGGACGCATACTTGCTGCAGATCGAATCGCAGACCGAGGGAGCGCCGTTCGTTTCCGAATATGGCGCCTTCCGAAATCAGTTCGTCACCCCGCCGCCGATCAAGGGGATCGCCCAGGCCCGGTTCACCCGCCGCAGTCGCAATGGCAGTGACGAGCGATTCACCGGCGTCTTCGTCAGCGTCACGTTTGCGGCCGACGGCTGCGAAGCGACGCACAGTGAGACGATTGACATGTGCAAACTACTTAGAACGTCGCTGGCGATTCCCGCCACGCAATATTTCGCCGCAGCTACGAACATCGAAAAGGAAGTCCCATGAACGTCACGGCTTTGATACTCTGTACGGTTGCCTTAGGCGCGGACGCCCGGGAGACGATTCCGACATCGCAGAAGTTGTTTGAGGTGATCGACAATACGTATTTGATCAGCAAGCGGCGGCCGCTGGAGATTTCCGAGGACGGCACGACCCTGCAGCCGGCGGTCAGCAAGGTTAGCGCCAACGCCGGCGGCGACGAGCGGCCTCCCTATCTGCTGCATCATCATTCGGACGCCAGCAACTACATCAGCGGCAAGTATGCGTTGAAGGTGGTCGCCTGTCCCGGCTTTCCCAATTTTCTGGTGGCGGGCTACGTCATTGAGAACCCCCGTACGTTAATCGCCACCTTTCCGGGGCAGCCGTCGTCCAAGGTTTTGCATCACTGTTATTGCGTGCTGATCGATACCGATCGCAACATTGTGGTCCCGCTCGACGATCCACGGATGCCGCTTTATTTGAACCAACAGCAAATCGACGACGTACAAACCGGGTGTCAGTTGATCTGGTATGACTATCTGAGGAAGATCGACCAGCAAGAGCCGGACGCGCCGTTCTACGAATTTTATTGGCTCTTCCGTCGCCAGTTCGTCACGCTGCCGCAACTGGAACTGGAAGGGATGGTTTACTTTAAACCCCCGTCATCAGACTCAAAGAGTTATCCCAGCGCGCAGGAAAAATCGAAGCCGCCAACGGCTGGTATGAAAGCAATGCTGCAGATCTCGGCCGATGGTCGCGTCATTGTCTACGAAGGAGAGTTCGAGATGCAGCGATTCCTGTCGACGACAATCGCCGAGCCGGCTGCGGCCTACTTCGCCAAACCGGCGATCGCGGAAGCGACTGAGCCGACCGTCAGCGTCGAGTAGCTCTCGCTCGCAACAAGTAATTTGGAAAAGGATGTCGCATGAATGCTGTCGCTGTGGTTGTTTGCATGTTCGCGCTGGCGGGGGACGCCAAGGAGACGATTCCCCACACGCGGGACTTGTTTAACGTGATCGACAACACTTACTCGATCCGTAACATCCAGCAGATCGAAGTCTCTGCGGATGGGACGACGCTACAGACGTTGACCGTCGAAGAGGAGAAGCAGGATGCGCCGCCAACCAAGAAAGTAGTGCGGGTCAAGGTGCGATCCGACGGGCAAAAGAGTTTTGAAATTCTGGGCGAGTATCGGTTAAGGGTGGTCGCCATCCCAGAGGCGTCCCATCTGCTGTTGGCCGGTTTCGAGTCGACCTCCAAAGATCCTTATTACGGCAAGAGTGAACATCTGCTCCGTTACTGCTTTTGCGTCTTGATCGATACCGATCGGAACATCGTCGTCCCGCTGGATGACCCGAAGCAACGACTCTTCCTGGAAAAGGAGCAGGTCGAAGAAGTCCACGCGATTTGTGAAGGGATTTGGAGCTACTATCTGGACCGCATCGCCGAGCAAGAAAGTGACGCTCCATTCTATTCCGAGTTTCAAGCGTTTCGAGGGCAGTTCGTCAAACTACCGCCGTTCGAAACCAAAGTGAAGGTCGCGTTTTTTGCCGATCTCGAGTCAGGCGAAGCGATTGGCGTGCCGCAGGAGGTATCCACCTGGCGTTGCGTCGCCGGAATGGCTGTTCGCGTGGAGATCGCCGCCGAAGGGCGAAAGAACGTCTTCGGCGGGCAGATCGAAATGCAACCGTTGCTGTCGACCACGATCGCAAAGCCGGCCGAGGAGTATTTTCCACAACCGAAATACGTGAGTCCCATCACGACCCAGAGACTGCCGTCGCCGCGTTAGCGTCGCGAGTTTGGGCGGCCGCCGCTAGGAAAAACGATCGAGCTATCTTTCACGAGCGAGGAATCTGAGATGGTCGCTGGAGCCCTAGTTCTGTGCAGTGTTGCGGTAACCGCGGATGTTCGAGAAACCTATGCGACCCCGCGACAGTACTATGAATTGATCACGCGGCTCGCATCGCCGATTCCACACGCATTCTCCCGGCATTCGCAAGTTGTCTCTACCGATGGCGCCAAGATCGAGCTGTTCGAGGAGAATCATGGCTTCGCGCCCCTATCGAGGCTGAAGGAGATCAAGCCGATGGCGGTCGCCGAGTTAGTCGTCGTCCCCTGTCCCGATCGGCCTGACTGCGTGCTGGCCGGTTATCAGGTTCGCGGGCTCCAGCAATTCGCCGGAGTCTTGACGGCCGAAGCTTGCGTGTTGATCGACGTAGCCAACGACCGGGCCTATCCAGTGATCAGTTCGGACGATCCGCGTCTGCGCCATGGGGTGGGATTGCCGTCGCACGAAAGGAAAGCGGTTGAGCCGACCCTGGCCAAATTTGCGGAACTTTTGGTCGTCAACATCGCCGAGTTTCCCCAGCAGTACGGGTACGACAAGCAGTACAACAGCTTTCTCGCTCGGTTCGAAGAACGCGTCAAAGTGAAGGTCACCTGCGAGGTAAGCCGAATCGACATGATGTCAGGCCGGGCGACGTTTTACCTGATCTTCGCCGGGGGCGATCTGCGAGAACGAGTCACCTTCACCAAGTCGATCTCTGAGCTGTTGGTCTCGAAATACGCGCTGCCGATCGATCAGTATTTGAAACGGGATAAGTAGGTGGAGACTTTAGCCCGCTGCGGCAGCGAGGGAATGCGGCCGCAACCAGCCCGAACGATACAGATGGAGGAAAACCGCTCTAATGCCAGAAGAAAAGATTCTCGTCATTAGGATTTAGACATTCGTCATTTGTTTGCGACCGCATTCCCTCGGCTTGCGCCTCGGGTTAGTTTGCGGAGGGGTTGTGCCTAGCTGGTTAGCGCTTTCAGCGTCGCGAGTGCACTCGCTTCTTCTTTCGCTTTGATCTGCTGCAGCGCGGTTTGGATGGCGGCGACTTGCTGTGTTGTGAACAGCAGCGGCGTCCCGGGCATCGGGGGCGTCTGAACCAGGGCGTGGCCGATCATCGTGATTAGCTGCTCTAGCCCGTCGCCGCGCTGGGCCGAGACCTTCAATCCCGGCGGGCGTTGGCTGGTGTTGTCAGCCCGGAGGTCGGCTTTGTTGTGGATCACGATCGCATTGGGGTAGGCGTCGTGCAGCTGTTGGTCTTCATCGGTCCAGGGGGCCGATTGGTCGATGGCCAGCAGGATCAAATCAGCGGCGCTTTGCAGTTTGCGAGCCCGGGCGACTCCTTCCCGTTCGATGGCGTCGTCGCTGTCGCGCAGTCCGGCGGTGTCGGCTAGTTCGACCGGCCAGCCATCGAAGGCGGCGGTCGCGGTGACCGCATCGCGGGTGGTGCCTGGCTGGTCGAACACGATCGCCCGCTCGTAGCCGACCAAAGCGTTGATCAGGCTGCTTTTGCCGACGTTGGGACGCCCGGCGATGACCACCTTCCAGGGCTGCGTCAGATGAATCCCGAAGTTGGCGCTGGCCAACAGCGACTGCAGCCGCAGCGGCGCTTCGTTGGCGTGATCGGTCTGCAGCAACTGCACGATCGCCGCCAGTTCGGTCGGCAGGGCGCCGTTGTATTGATCGAGCAGATAGCCGGCGGTGCGGGCCGTTTTCGCTGCGGCCAGGGCGACTCG from Blastopirellula retiformator encodes:
- a CDS encoding GTPase — translated: MSETIAALVTPSGRSAIATVVVEGPAADQAVDRHFFPLGKKQAGASQVGDILVGHWRDGEQDAGEELVVSRTAADRIEVHCHGGVAASRRIMDHLVAAGCREVDWTEYAHRSEHAPVIADARVALAAAKTARTAGYLLDQYNGALPTELAAIVQLLQTDHANEAPLRLQSLLASANFGIHLTQPWKVVIAGRPNVGKSSLINALVGYERAIVFDQPGTTRDAVTATAAFDGWPVELADTAGLRDSDDAIEREGVARARKLQSAADLILLAIDQSAPWTDEDQQLHDAYPNAIVIHNKADLRADNTSQRPPGLKVSAQRGDGLEQLITMIGHALVQTPPMPGTPLLFTTQQVAAIQTALQQIKAKEEASALATLKALTS